One Mangrovimonas cancribranchiae DNA segment encodes these proteins:
- a CDS encoding pyridoxamine 5'-phosphate oxidase family protein, producing the protein MITTLHPQERHIILERNCIGHLAYIYENRPFIAPITYFYNKTDNIIIGYSNVGHKITAMRRHTKVAMEVSEITAINHWKSIVVHGTYNEIDRSEAKAYLHDFSLGVKNLISVKEHRTLDFISQFSSKATKDSLPVVFFIKIDDITGKMRTE; encoded by the coding sequence ATGATTACAACATTACATCCCCAGGAACGACACATTATTCTTGAAAGAAATTGTATTGGCCATTTGGCCTACATTTATGAAAACCGGCCATTTATTGCGCCTATAACTTATTTCTACAATAAAACTGATAATATTATTATAGGCTACTCAAATGTAGGCCATAAAATAACAGCTATGAGAAGGCATACAAAAGTAGCTATGGAGGTTTCTGAGATAACGGCAATTAACCACTGGAAATCTATTGTCGTTCATGGAACTTATAACGAAATCGATCGTAGTGAAGCCAAAGCATACCTTCATGATTTTTCATTAGGGGTTAAAAACTTAATTTCTGTAAAAGAACACAGAACATTAGATTTTATAAGTCAATTTTCTAGTAAAGCTACAAAAGATAGTTTGCCTGTCGTTTTTTTTATTAAAATAGATGATATTACAGGAAAAATGAGAACCGAATAA
- a CDS encoding MlaD family protein — protein MKNTSSQKLRLGGFVIIGTILFIAAVYLVGQKQDMFKKTFAISAYFQNVNGLQNGNNVRYSGIDIGTVKNITMINDSTIKVEMTIDEKIIKHIKKDAIATIGSDGLVGNMIVNIVPGKGNETTISNGDIIESYSKIGADDILNTLSVGSENAAILTADLLKITDAMTQGKGTLGVLLNDTIMAQELQQSITNLKTASYGATKSINELQAIITSLKTDDNTVLGMLINDSISGEKLKSIVYNLESSSVEIDTILGNINTVVNEFNTSEGAYNYIVKDTSLVNSLQSTLKNINEGTNKFNQNMEALKHNFLTRGYFRKLERQAKRDAKKDN, from the coding sequence ATGAAAAATACAAGTTCACAAAAATTGCGGTTAGGCGGGTTTGTTATAATTGGTACTATACTATTTATTGCCGCAGTGTATTTAGTTGGCCAAAAGCAAGATATGTTTAAAAAAACCTTTGCCATAAGTGCCTATTTTCAGAATGTAAATGGTTTGCAAAATGGGAATAATGTGCGGTATTCTGGCATAGATATAGGTACTGTAAAAAACATTACCATGATAAACGACTCTACTATAAAAGTAGAAATGACTATAGATGAAAAAATAATAAAACACATAAAAAAAGATGCTATAGCAACCATTGGTTCCGATGGGTTAGTAGGTAACATGATTGTTAATATTGTACCAGGAAAAGGTAATGAAACAACCATTAGTAATGGCGATATCATAGAATCTTACAGTAAAATAGGCGCCGATGACATTTTAAATACCTTAAGTGTTGGTTCGGAAAATGCTGCCATACTTACAGCCGATTTATTAAAAATTACCGATGCCATGACGCAAGGAAAAGGCACACTAGGCGTCTTGTTAAACGATACCATTATGGCTCAAGAATTACAGCAATCTATTACGAATTTAAAGACAGCTAGCTATGGTGCTACCAAATCGATAAATGAGCTCCAAGCTATTATTACATCATTAAAAACTGATGATAATACGGTTTTAGGAATGCTTATAAACGATTCTATTTCTGGAGAAAAATTAAAATCTATTGTCTATAATTTAGAATCTTCAAGTGTAGAAATTGATACTATTCTAGGGAATATAAATACTGTGGTTAACGAATTTAATACTAGTGAAGGTGCCTATAATTACATTGTAAAAGATACTAGTTTGGTTAATAGTTTACAATCTACATTGAAAAACATTAATGAAGGAACCAATAAGTTTAACCAAAACATGGAAGCTCTAAAACACAACTTTTTAACACGAGGATATTTTAGAAAATTAGAAAGACAGGCTAAACGAGATGCAAAAAAAGACAATTAA
- a CDS encoding HYR domain-containing protein, with product MKKFYLHLIVCVFISLYNSYGQSGIFESYIVLDTGSGNTYYDLDATTGNPDFGSNNLGIFTQSQQLLLNGGENKTYKCGSDNILNGWLNYRVYPIASVPPAFSSTEIFYNSGIPGASAGCQNQLWQSTAANIDLRNGLPSGDYYIEVYTHADGDSNSDNITDFTLYSNNGGGNYTATFRADNPPVANCISTLTVYLDASGNASITTGDINDGSNDDFDTPTLSLDIDTFDCSNIGTPVTVTLTAEDSLGQTDSCTTIVTVLDNTPPTPDTATLSNITAQCEVTALTPPSATDNCTAVTVTHNASLPITTQGTTVVTWTYEDGNGNTSTQNQNVIINDDTAPTPDTASLGDITAQCEVTALTPPSATDNCTAVTVTHNASLPITTQGTTVVTWTYEDGNGNTSTQNQNVIINDDTAPTPDTASLGDITAQCEVTALTPPSATDNCTTVTVIHNASLPITTQGTTVVTWTYEDGNGNTSTQNQNVIINDNTAPTPDTASLGDITAQCEVTALTPPSATDNCTTVTVIHNASLPITTQGTTVVTWTYEDGNGNTSTQNQNVIINDDTAPTPDTASLGDITAQCEVTALTPPSATDNCTTVTVIHNASLPITTQGTTVVTWTYEDGNGNTSTQNQNVIINDNTAPTPDTASLGDITAQCEVTALTPPSATDNCTTVTVIHNASLPITTQGTTVVTWTYEDGNGNTSTQNQNVIINDDTTPTPDVASLGDITAQCEVTALTPPSATDNCTAVTVTHNATLPITTQGTTVVTWTYEDGNGNTSTQNQNVVITDITNPTITCPSDITTTNDIGICSAVVTYTTPSGNDNCGIQSITQIAGLASGSAFPVGTTTNTFQITDVGGNSTTCSFTVTVNDNENPSITCPSDITINTSQDGTGNCSTTAFVGALTANDNCSIDDVYAEINGSEINPNTYIYPVGNTTITWHATDVAGNTSQCDQIITVIDNEDPIINCIGDQNVSYDTNCNFTLQDYTSLVSAYDNCDNNVTITQTPSAGDVIYGAVTVTITAVDDSNRTSTCTFDVIPSDNQAPTAVCQDYTAVLSSNGTITVAATNLNNGSTDNCSIANMTVTPNSFSCSDVGPNTVTFTVYDNAGNSDSCTATITVVDDTAPTMLCSDYVVVIDAITREATIQASDIDNGSYDACGIASLTVSPSVFPEAANGLLYTTTTTLTAVDSNGNTNTCTANVTVEPPKNLFTHLTGEIVNPVPDNPQPPSSLIEVTACPGDLSDPRDIELTLHPVGTYNLQASDVLWWEYSTDNGETWTQIPNTAGILTYTLLDVTMDTFVRLVLQDPDNASVTQTSAEAYIRFLPPDEPPIIVDHTELNICLNDFVSISAESFFDQPNGQFGEGGEFNYAQPDGWRVDGVDGDFPASGNNTNQPTWKETNSNNNRIFSGINYDTNDNTKFAMANGVANYTTLETPVFSTIGMTSSEAILNFETSFYFCNGGRGEIWLSFDSGATYTVQLSTIENYDFDSTSGGTTTSGVILASGQGNRCIGQTSPRMLPASLNLGPYAGLSGLRVMFKFYGSNTDCGTITDSTFPNPNNINCSGNGNNANTLASGWAVDRVGFAYAQVDDELEWTDEDNNVIAVGTSATVTPITPGIRTFGVTTLVNGCRTNNNDGTNFIDIHTSLAYAGQDYTPLNSECGENALQLNAYDNTITAVENYNKGAWVNNLYTVPDIAAGDTDYPGTGITGQWSIESSSFESCGTNALFSSISDPDATFTADPGTYTLRWTLANGCFDDITVTIKDCPRVDFDGTNDFVSFKNNYNLNNSFSIEVWVKPHSITNTKTVFSRKDANNNNNGYAINIVNGIVEFKWYNLVDSGTVSSGSYTINTDRWYHLAITFDGALYTLYVDGIPIDSANGSAPELSDSNIKALLGAMDASSTSTPINYFHGWLDELRIWNKALSVEHIRQMMNQEIVALGSDVGGTVIPTKIYGPDLNNDGIEDNPLLWSNLVGYYRMNLLCGDLSPYKGVSGRLRNITTSQQQTAPLPYTTRVANQSWGTDNTWTFFDVWDTPNSNGINGEPIDWNIVSISHNISTHNQDITLLGLLVNNGEVTVSNPGSPQDETNTGQMLWVTHYLDLDGKIDLVGESQLIQKRYYSYYNDDNDNTTPDVYTTYQFNESIFNNSSLGYLERDQQGTTNPFNYNYWGSPVAPNNASLDSNNNTINTFSIGDVLRDGTTTVDNPINRYLNWTGNYTASASNPAQVSRRWLYAYVNNPANSYADWEYKSNTGSIPIGLGFTMKGSGNTSNTEQNYVFVGKPNNGTIVSGITASQQSLVGNPYPSAIDSRAFILDNQNSITGTLYFWEHYTSNATHVTELYEGGYAALNFTGGVGAVQHPDLIASNNGTKIPERYIPVAQGFYVEAGTNNGEVVFKNSQRVYKTEAHTADSYDGSIFIRQANTNNTSSTTSNTMFSNDPVKRVRLNFLSPENGKRPLLLGFVPNNLATYNVDYAFDGRNTDESTNSDMSWLIENEKYTIQGVGDFDSSHQFPVSIFVEHTGLVKIELESLENFNQEVNVFVYDILTGTYSNINNMPFEMHLDSGEYSNRFYITFENDSTLSIIDEAHQNIMVNYLQSTNEIYVKTPQGILTKQVQLINLLGQTVFTWNATNKTISQELKIPVRNISEGSYIIKVLSNNNHSVNKKVIIKQ from the coding sequence ATGAAAAAGTTTTACCTACACCTAATTGTGTGTGTTTTCATATCCCTTTATAACTCTTATGGGCAATCGGGGATATTTGAAAGCTATATTGTTTTAGATACTGGCTCAGGAAACACTTATTACGATTTAGATGCCACCACTGGGAATCCCGACTTCGGTAGTAATAATCTAGGGATTTTTACACAAAGCCAACAATTACTATTAAACGGCGGAGAAAATAAAACGTATAAATGTGGTTCAGATAACATTCTAAACGGATGGCTAAATTATCGTGTTTACCCCATAGCCTCAGTACCACCTGCATTCTCTTCTACTGAAATTTTTTATAATTCAGGTATTCCTGGTGCTAGTGCTGGTTGTCAAAACCAATTATGGCAATCAACTGCAGCAAATATAGATTTGAGAAATGGATTACCTTCAGGTGATTATTATATTGAAGTGTACACCCATGCAGATGGGGATTCTAATAGTGATAATATAACAGACTTCACCCTTTACTCCAATAACGGTGGTGGAAATTACACAGCTACCTTTAGAGCAGATAACCCACCTGTTGCTAATTGCATTAGCACCTTAACTGTATATTTAGATGCCTCAGGAAATGCCTCAATTACAACTGGTGATATTAATGATGGATCTAATGATGATTTTGATACACCAACGCTAAGCCTAGATATCGATACCTTTGATTGCTCCAATATTGGAACACCAGTCACAGTCACACTTACAGCCGAAGATAGCCTTGGACAAACAGATTCTTGTACCACTATTGTAACAGTACTTGATAACACACCGCCAACGCCTGATACAGCTACTTTAAGCAATATCACAGCGCAATGTGAAGTGACCGCATTAACGCCACCATCAGCTACCGATAACTGTACTGCTGTAACGGTAACTCATAATGCTTCTTTACCTATTACAACACAAGGAACTACGGTTGTAACATGGACCTATGAAGATGGTAATGGTAATACTTCAACACAAAATCAGAATGTTATTATAAATGATGACACCGCGCCAACGCCTGATACGGCTTCTTTAGGTGATATTACAGCACAATGTGAAGTCACGGCATTAACGCCACCGTCAGCTACCGATAACTGTACTGCTGTAACGGTAACTCATAATGCTTCTTTACCTATTACAACACAAGGAACTACGGTTGTAACATGGACCTATGAAGATGGTAATGGTAATACTTCAACACAAAATCAGAATGTTATTATAAATGATGACACCGCGCCAACGCCTGATACGGCTTCTTTAGGTGATATTACAGCACAATGTGAAGTCACGGCGTTAACGCCACCGTCAGCTACCGATAACTGTACAACTGTAACGGTAATTCATAATGCTTCTTTACCCATTACAACACAAGGAACTACGGTTGTAACATGGACCTATGAGGATGGTAATGGTAATACTTCAACACAAAATCAGAATGTTATTATAAATGATAATACTGCGCCAACGCCTGATACAGCTTCTTTAGGTGATATTACAGCACAATGTGAAGTCACGGCGTTAACGCCGCCGTCAGCTACCGATAACTGTACAACTGTAACGGTAATTCATAATGCTTCTTTACCCATTACAACACAAGGAACTACGGTTGTAACATGGACCTATGAGGATGGTAATGGTAATACTTCAACACAAAATCAGAATGTTATTATAAATGATGACACCGCGCCAACGCCTGATACGGCTTCTTTAGGTGATATTACAGCACAATGTGAAGTCACGGCGTTAACGCCACCGTCAGCTACCGATAACTGTACAACTGTAACGGTAATTCATAATGCTTCTTTACCCATTACAACACAAGGAACTACGGTTGTAACATGGACCTATGAGGATGGTAATGGTAATACTTCAACACAAAATCAGAATGTTATTATAAATGATAATACTGCGCCAACGCCTGATACAGCTTCTTTAGGTGATATTACAGCACAATGTGAAGTCACGGCGTTAACGCCGCCGTCAGCTACCGATAACTGTACAACTGTAACGGTAATTCATAATGCTTCTTTACCCATTACAACACAAGGAACTACGGTTGTAACATGGACCTATGAAGATGGTAATGGTAATACTTCAACGCAAAATCAGAATGTTATTATAAATGATGACACTACGCCAACACCTGATGTAGCTTCTTTAGGTGATATCACAGCGCAATGTGAAGTCACGGCGTTAACGCCGCCATCAGCTACCGATAACTGTACTGCTGTAACGGTAACTCATAATGCAACTTTACCCATTACAACACAAGGAACTACGGTTGTAACATGGACCTATGAGGATGGTAATGGAAATACTTCAACACAAAATCAGAATGTAGTTATTACTGATATTACAAATCCTACTATAACTTGTCCTAGTGATATTACGACAACTAATGATATAGGTATATGTTCTGCAGTTGTTACTTACACTACACCTTCAGGTAATGATAATTGTGGAATTCAAAGTATTACACAAATTGCTGGTTTAGCTTCTGGCAGTGCTTTTCCAGTAGGAACAACTACAAATACATTCCAAATAACCGATGTTGGAGGAAACTCCACAACATGTTCGTTTACAGTAACGGTTAATGATAATGAAAACCCAAGTATTACTTGTCCTAGTGATATTACTATAAACACAAGTCAAGACGGGACAGGCAATTGTAGTACAACTGCTTTTGTGGGGGCATTAACTGCAAATGATAATTGTAGCATTGATGACGTATATGCTGAAATTAATGGGTCTGAAATTAACCCTAACACCTATATCTATCCAGTTGGTAATACAACAATAACATGGCATGCTACTGATGTAGCTGGAAATACATCGCAGTGTGATCAAATTATAACGGTAATTGATAATGAAGATCCTATTATAAACTGTATAGGAGACCAAAATGTATCTTATGATACCAATTGTAATTTTACGCTTCAAGATTATACAAGTTTAGTAAGTGCTTATGATAACTGCGACAACAATGTTACTATTACGCAAACACCATCTGCAGGCGATGTTATTTATGGAGCTGTTACAGTTACCATTACAGCCGTTGATGATTCTAATAGAACAAGTACTTGTACTTTTGATGTTATTCCTTCAGATAATCAAGCCCCTACTGCAGTATGTCAAGATTATACTGCTGTGTTAAGTTCTAATGGTACAATAACAGTTGCCGCTACTAATTTAAATAATGGATCCACTGACAACTGTAGTATTGCTAATATGACAGTAACTCCAAATTCATTTAGTTGTAGTGATGTAGGACCAAATACCGTAACATTTACCGTTTACGACAATGCAGGAAATAGCGATAGTTGTACTGCAACAATTACGGTTGTAGATGATACAGCTCCAACCATGCTATGTAGTGATTATGTAGTCGTTATTGATGCCATTACAAGAGAAGCTACCATTCAAGCTTCAGATATTGATAATGGTTCATACGATGCTTGCGGGATTGCATCATTAACGGTATCTCCAAGTGTATTCCCAGAAGCTGCAAATGGCTTATTATATACTACAACAACAACTTTAACGGCTGTTGATTCTAATGGCAATACAAATACCTGTACAGCAAACGTAACAGTAGAACCTCCTAAAAATCTATTTACTCATTTAACAGGAGAAATTGTTAATCCAGTACCAGACAACCCACAACCTCCTAGTTCTCTAATTGAGGTAACGGCTTGTCCAGGAGATTTAAGCGATCCAAGAGATATCGAACTAACACTTCATCCTGTAGGAACCTATAATTTACAAGCATCAGATGTTTTATGGTGGGAATACTCAACCGATAATGGTGAAACATGGACACAAATACCTAACACAGCAGGAATACTTACTTATACCCTATTGGATGTTACCATGGACACTTTCGTTAGATTAGTCTTACAAGATCCTGATAATGCATCTGTGACACAAACTTCTGCTGAAGCATATATTCGATTTTTACCACCTGATGAACCACCAATAATTGTAGATCATACAGAACTTAATATCTGTTTAAATGACTTTGTATCAATTAGCGCCGAAAGTTTTTTCGATCAACCAAACGGGCAATTTGGAGAAGGTGGTGAGTTTAATTATGCACAACCAGATGGTTGGCGTGTAGATGGTGTAGATGGTGATTTCCCTGCCAGCGGAAACAACACTAACCAGCCTACTTGGAAAGAAACTAACTCTAATAACAATAGAATTTTCAGTGGTATAAATTATGACACAAATGATAACACCAAATTTGCCATGGCCAATGGAGTTGCCAATTATACCACTTTGGAAACACCTGTATTTAGTACAATTGGCATGACGTCTAGTGAGGCTATACTAAACTTTGAAACTAGTTTTTATTTTTGTAATGGTGGACGCGGAGAAATTTGGTTATCATTCGATTCTGGTGCCACTTATACTGTGCAACTATCAACAATTGAAAATTACGATTTCGATTCTACTTCTGGAGGAACAACCACATCTGGAGTTATTTTAGCCTCTGGCCAAGGTAACAGATGCATTGGGCAAACATCTCCTAGAATGTTACCCGCTTCTTTAAACTTAGGCCCATATGCAGGACTTTCTGGATTACGTGTTATGTTTAAATTTTATGGTAGTAATACCGACTGTGGTACGATTACAGACTCTACATTTCCCAATCCTAATAATATAAATTGTTCTGGAAATGGAAATAATGCTAATACTTTAGCTAGCGGATGGGCTGTAGACAGAGTTGGATTTGCTTATGCTCAAGTTGATGATGAACTAGAATGGACCGACGAAGATAATAATGTTATTGCTGTAGGAACCTCTGCAACAGTAACACCTATTACGCCAGGTATTAGAACTTTTGGTGTAACCACTTTAGTTAACGGTTGTAGAACAAATAATAATGATGGTACTAACTTTATAGACATTCATACAAGTTTGGCCTACGCAGGTCAAGATTATACACCATTAAATAGTGAGTGTGGTGAAAACGCTTTACAATTAAACGCTTATGACAACACCATAACAGCTGTCGAAAACTATAATAAAGGGGCTTGGGTTAACAATCTATATACGGTGCCAGATATTGCTGCTGGAGACACAGATTATCCTGGTACTGGAATAACAGGACAATGGTCTATTGAGAGTTCTAGTTTTGAATCTTGCGGTACCAATGCGTTATTTTCGAGTATTTCTGATCCAGACGCTACTTTCACTGCAGATCCAGGAACTTATACTTTAAGATGGACGCTAGCAAATGGTTGTTTTGATGATATTACAGTTACCATAAAAGACTGCCCTAGAGTTGATTTTGATGGAACCAATGACTTTGTATCTTTCAAAAACAACTATAATTTAAATAATTCATTTAGTATAGAAGTATGGGTAAAACCACATTCTATTACTAATACAAAAACTGTTTTTTCTAGAAAAGACGCCAATAACAACAATAATGGTTATGCTATAAACATTGTTAATGGTATAGTTGAATTTAAATGGTATAACCTGGTTGATTCTGGCACTGTATCTTCAGGAAGTTATACTATCAACACAGACCGTTGGTATCATCTTGCTATTACCTTCGATGGGGCACTTTATACACTATATGTAGATGGTATTCCTATCGATTCAGCTAACGGTTCAGCTCCAGAACTGTCAGACAGTAACATCAAAGCTCTTTTAGGAGCTATGGATGCGTCCTCAACAAGTACGCCTATAAACTACTTCCATGGATGGTTGGATGAGTTAAGAATTTGGAATAAAGCCTTATCTGTAGAACATATACGCCAAATGATGAATCAAGAAATTGTTGCGTTAGGTAGCGATGTTGGCGGAACTGTTATACCAACTAAAATTTATGGACCAGATTTAAATAATGATGGTATTGAAGATAACCCTTTATTATGGAGTAACTTGGTTGGATATTATCGTATGAACTTATTATGTGGGGATTTATCACCCTACAAAGGTGTTAGTGGTCGATTAAGAAATATTACCACCAGTCAACAACAAACCGCACCGTTACCTTACACCACTAGAGTTGCTAACCAATCTTGGGGTACCGATAATACTTGGACATTCTTTGACGTTTGGGATACGCCTAATAGCAATGGAATTAATGGAGAACCAATAGATTGGAATATTGTAAGTATTTCTCATAATATTTCAACTCACAACCAAGACATTACATTATTAGGCTTACTCGTTAATAATGGCGAAGTTACTGTTTCAAATCCAGGGTCGCCACAAGACGAAACTAATACGGGACAAATGTTATGGGTAACTCATTATTTAGATCTTGATGGTAAAATAGATTTAGTTGGCGAGTCGCAATTAATTCAAAAACGATATTACAGTTATTATAATGATGATAATGATAACACAACTCCAGATGTTTACACTACTTACCAGTTTAACGAAAGTATATTTAACAATAGTAGTTTAGGGTATTTAGAACGCGATCAACAAGGTACAACCAATCCTTTCAATTATAATTATTGGGGATCGCCTGTGGCTCCTAACAATGCTTCTTTAGATAGTAATAATAATACCATAAACACCTTTAGCATAGGAGATGTTTTAAGAGATGGAACCACGACTGTTGATAATCCAATAAACAGATACCTAAATTGGACTGGAAATTACACAGCTTCAGCAAGTAATCCAGCTCAAGTAAGTAGACGATGGTTATATGCTTACGTTAACAATCCTGCTAATTCGTATGCCGATTGGGAATATAAAAGTAATACAGGAAGTATTCCTATTGGTTTAGGGTTTACCATGAAAGGTAGTGGAAATACCAGTAATACCGAACAAAATTATGTTTTTGTAGGAAAACCTAACAATGGTACTATTGTTTCAGGAATCACAGCCTCTCAACAATCTTTAGTTGGTAACCCTTATCCATCAGCAATTGATAGTAGAGCTTTTATATTAGATAATCAAAATAGTATTACAGGTACATTATACTTCTGGGAACATTATACATCAAATGCTACTCACGTTACAGAACTTTACGAAGGTGGTTATGCTGCTCTTAACTTTACTGGTGGTGTAGGTGCTGTACAACACCCAGACCTTATTGCAAGTAATAACGGCACAAAAATTCCAGAAAGATATATTCCTGTAGCACAAGGATTCTATGTTGAAGCAGGAACTAATAATGGTGAAGTAGTTTTTAAAAATAGTCAGCGTGTATATAAAACAGAAGCTCATACAGCAGATTCTTACGATGGCTCAATTTTTATTAGACAAGCAAACACCAACAATACAAGTAGTACAACATCAAACACGATGTTTAGTAATGATCCTGTAAAACGAGTTCGTTTAAACTTTTTAAGCCCTGAAAATGGGAAAAGACCACTATTATTAGGCTTTGTACCTAACAACCTTGCAACTTACAATGTAGATTATGCTTTTGATGGAAGAAATACAGACGAATCTACAAATAGTGATATGTCATGGTTAATTGAAAACGAAAAATATACGATTCAAGGTGTTGGTGATTTTGATTCCTCTCACCAATTCCCGGTTTCAATATTCGTGGAACACACAGGATTAGTTAAAATTGAATTAGAATCATTAGAAAACTTTAATCAAGAAGTAAATGTGTTTGTATACGATATTTTAACTGGCACTTACAGCAACATAAATAATATGCCTTTTGAAATGCATCTAGACTCTGGAGAGTATTCCAATAGGTTTTATATTACTTTTGAGAACGATTCTACCTTAAGTATTATTGATGAAGCCCATCAAAATATCATGGTTAACTATTTACAATCAACCAACGAAATTTATGTAAAAACACCACAAGGTATTTTAACAAAACAGGTGCAATTAATCAACCTACTAGGACAAACCGTTTTCACTTGGAATGCAACAAACAAAACCATATCACAAGAACTAAAAATTCCTGTAAGAAACATATCGGAAGGTAGTTACATTATTAAAGTTTTAAGCAATAACAATCATTCCGTAAACAAAAAGGTTATTATAAAACAATAA
- a CDS encoding ATP-binding cassette domain-containing protein, whose protein sequence is MKDEATITSRELVLEIKDLHKSFGDNHVLNGFNMKLYQGENLVIMGKSGSGKSVMIKCLVGLMEADKGTITVMDNDITKLDQKSLDVLRADIGFLFQGSALYDSMTVRENLEFPLRRHKRAFKNHNNTEKLVVEALKNVGLEHTIDLMPSELSGGMKRRVALARTLILQPKIILYDEPTSGLDPITAKEIIILMQDIQKTYGTSSLIITHDVDCARVISDRMILLIDGVDYAKGTFKELSASNDPKIKAFFKQ, encoded by the coding sequence ATGAAAGATGAAGCAACTATAACATCCCGAGAATTAGTTCTTGAAATAAAAGACTTACACAAAAGCTTTGGTGATAACCATGTGCTTAATGGATTTAATATGAAGCTTTATCAAGGTGAAAACCTGGTGATTATGGGGAAATCTGGATCTGGTAAATCAGTTATGATAAAATGTTTAGTAGGCTTAATGGAAGCCGATAAAGGTACCATTACTGTTATGGATAATGACATTACAAAACTAGATCAAAAATCGCTAGATGTATTACGAGCCGATATAGGGTTTTTATTTCAGGGTAGTGCCCTTTACGACTCTATGACGGTAAGAGAAAATTTAGAATTCCCATTACGTCGGCATAAAAGAGCATTTAAAAATCATAATAATACAGAAAAACTGGTTGTTGAAGCCCTAAAAAATGTAGGATTGGAGCACACTATTGATTTAATGCCATCCGAGTTGTCTGGCGGTATGAAACGTCGTGTAGCACTAGCAAGAACACTTATTCTACAACCTAAAATTATTTTATACGATGAGCCAACAAGTGGATTAGACCCAATTACTGCCAAAGAAATTATTATTTTAATGCAAGATATTCAAAAAACGTATGGTACATCGTCGCTTATTATAACCCACGATGTAGATTGTGCACGGGTAATTTCAGATAGAATGATTTTATTAATAGATGGCGTAGACTATGCTAAAGGAACTTTTAAAGAATTATCGGCCTCTAACGACCCCAAAATTAAAGCCTTTTTTAAACAATAA
- a CDS encoding ABC transporter permease, which yields MSGLNTTRAKLNAFLIEIGELSYFTSRFFKEAFKRPFEFKEFLYQCYNIGNRSLLLVGVTGFIIGLVLTLQTRPTLMDFGAVSWMPSMVGISIVREIGPIITALVCAGKISSGIGAELGSMRVTEQIDAMEVSGTNPFKYLVVTRVLAVTLMLPLLVIFGDAIALFGSFLVENVKGNVSFTLYFNQVFNALEFGDIIPATIKSFFFGLAIGLVGCFKGYFSTKGTAGVGKAANSAVVFTSLLLFIIDFIAVFVTDIFYDL from the coding sequence ATGTCAGGATTAAACACAACAAGAGCAAAATTAAACGCCTTTTTAATAGAAATAGGTGAGTTGTCTTACTTTACCTCACGGTTTTTTAAGGAAGCCTTTAAACGCCCATTCGAGTTTAAGGAATTTTTGTACCAATGTTATAATATAGGAAACCGTTCTCTTTTATTAGTAGGCGTAACGGGATTTATAATAGGATTAGTATTAACACTGCAAACGCGTCCTACATTAATGGATTTTGGAGCCGTTTCTTGGATGCCATCTATGGTTGGCATTTCTATAGTAAGAGAAATAGGACCTATTATAACAGCTTTGGTTTGTGCAGGTAAAATAAGTTCTGGTATTGGTGCCGAATTGGGTTCTATGCGAGTTACCGAACAAATCGATGCCATGGAGGTTTCGGGTACAAACCCATTTAAGTACTTGGTTGTAACCCGTGTTTTGGCCGTAACATTAATGTTACCATTGTTAGTGATTTTTGGTGATGCTATAGCGTTATTTGGTTCGTTTTTAGTCGAGAATGTCAAAGGAAATGTCTCTTTTACGCTATATTTTAATCAAGTGTTTAATGCTTTAGAATTTGGCGATATTATTCCTGCCACGATAAAATCGTTCTTTTTTGGATTAGCCATAGGTCTTGTTGGGTGTTTTAAAGGCTATTTTTCAACTAAAGGGACTGCTGGTGTAGGAAAAGCAGCAAATTCAGCTGTAGTATTCACCTCCTTATTGTTATTTATTATCGATTTTATTGCTGTTTTTGTAACCGATATTTTTTATGATTTATGA